A single window of Salvia splendens isolate huo1 chromosome 8, SspV2, whole genome shotgun sequence DNA harbors:
- the LOC121745288 gene encoding phenylacetaldehyde reductase-like — protein MSEKVGEVVCLTGGSGYIGSWIVQLLLRRGYTVHATVKNLNDEKETKHLQALEGAESGLRLFQIDLLDYDSIVAAVTGAAGVFHLASPCIVDRVEDPQRDLLDPAIKGTINVLTAAKKLGVRRVVVTSSISAMFPSPNWPADKIKNEDCWADEEYCKQKGVWYPLSKTMAEKAAWKFAEENSLDIVVVNPGTVMGPIIPPAINASMQMLLRLLQGCTEQYEDVFIGSVHVKDVALAHIMVYENPSAKGRHLCVEAISHYGDFAAKVAELYPEYNIPKLPRDTQPGLLRSKDGAKKLKDLGLEFIPMEQIIKDGVESLRSKGYIS, from the exons ATGAGTGAGAAAGTTGGTGAAGTAGTGTGTCTCACCGGCGGCAGTGGCTACATTGGCTCATGGATcgttcagctcctcctccgccgcGGCTACACCGTCCACGCCACCGTCAAAAACCTCA ACGATGAGAAAGAAACAAAGCACTTGCAAGCACTGGAAGGAGCTGAATCGGGCCTCCGCCTCTTCCAAATCGATTTGCTCGATTACGACTCCATCGTCGCCGCCGTGACCGGTGCCGCAGGAGTGTTCCATTTGGCTTCCCCCTGCATCGTCGATCGAGTGGAAGATCCGCAG CGCGACCTACTGGACCCGGCGATTAAGGGCACCATCAACGTACTGACGGCGGCAAAGAAGCTAGGCGTTCGGCGCGTGGTCGTCACGTCCTCTATATCGGCGATGTTTCCCAGCCCTAATTGGCCTGCTGATAAGATTAAGAATGAAGATTGCTGGGCTGATGAGGAATACTGCAAGCAGAAAGGG GTTTGGTATCCACTCTCTAAAACCATGGCTGAAAAGGCTGCTTGGAAATTTGCTGAGGAAAATAGTCTGGATATTGTTGTGGTGAACCCTGGAACAGTGATGGGTCCTATTATTCCTCCAGCAATAAATGCAAGCATGCAGATGTTGCTTCGCCTTCTGCAGG GCTGCACTGAACAGTATGAAGATGTGTTCATTGGATCTGTGCACGTCAAAGATGTAGCTCTTGCACACATTATGGTGTATGAGAACCCATCTGCAAAAGGAAGGCACTTATGTGTCGAAGCTATATCTCATTATGGCGATTTCGCTGCTAAGGTGGCAGAACTCTACCCCGAATACAACATCCCCAA GCTGCCCAGGGATACTCAACCTGGACTACTAAGATCCAAGGATGGGGCAAAGAAACTGAAGGACTTAGGTTTGGAATTTATTCCCATGGAGCAAATCATAAAGGATGGTGTTGAAAGTTTGAGAAGCAAAGgatatatttcttga
- the LOC121744086 gene encoding gamma-interferon-responsive lysosomal thiol protein-like: MDALRLLLVLSIISPFAATTAVNGGDKVALELYYETLCPYCSNLIVNYLYKIFESDLITITDLKLIPYGNAKIKSDGTIVCQHGEYECILNTVEACAIDAWPKVKDHFPFIYCVESLVYHDNYTYWATCFEKLGLDATPVMDCYNSDRGKKIILQYAAKTNALEPPHTYVPWVVVDGQPIYDDYRNFKSYICDAYKGTPKPSACTELSVGRIRKVKMDLLNSLFGQESFKSKMSRVLPAILSWLQ; this comes from the exons ATGGATGCTCTTCGGTTGCTCTTGGTTCTGTCAATCATCTCTCCTTtcgctgccaccaccgccgtCAACGGTGGCGACAAAGTGGCGCTGGAGCTGTACTACGAGACTCTCTGCCCCTACTGTTCCAATCTCATAGTCAACTACCTCTACAAAATATTCGAGTCTGATCTAATCACAATTACCGATCTAAAGCTTATTCCCTATGGAAACGCTAAAATCAAGTCTGATGGTACCATCGTTTGCCAG CATGGTGAATATGAATGCATATTGAACACTGTGGAGGCGTGTGCAATTGATGCCTGGCCTAAAGTG AAAGATCATTTCCCATTTATCTACTGTGTGGAAAGTCTTGTATACCATGATAACTACACCTATTGGGCGACATGCTTTGAGAAATTGGGTCTTGATGCCACCCCTGTTATGGATTGTTACAACAGTGACCGTGGAAAAAAG ATTATACTACAATATGCAGCTAAAACAAATGCTCTCGAACCCCCTCATACTTACGTGCCATGGGTAGTTGTGGATGGACAGCCCATATATGAT GATTATCGGAACTTCAAAAGCTATATCTGCGATGCATACAAAGGGACTCCCAAACCATCCGCTTGCACTGAATTGTCAGTTGGGCGCATTCGAAAGGTGAAAATGGACTTGCTCAATTCTCTCTTTGGACAAGAATCATTCAAATCAAAGATGTCCCGCGTATTGCCAGCAATACTTTCATGGCTGCAGTGA
- the LOC121745081 gene encoding phenylacetaldehyde reductase-like, which translates to MADKIGEVVCVTGASGFIGSWIVQLLLRRGYSVRATVKNLGDERETKHLEAIEGADSRLRLFQIDLLDYDSIAAAITGAAGVFHVASPCIIDQVDDPQRELLDPAVKGTLNVLTAAKNLNVRRVVVTSSISAMIASSDTLADVGEDSWVDDDYCRQNGIWYPLSKALAEKAAWKFAEEHGLDIVVVNPGMVVGPLLPPALNSSMQLMVRVLQGHNFNERFFMALVHVKDVALAHILLYENTSAAGRHLCVESLSRYDEFAEQMDRAYPEYKLPRSSKEKQHGSAKSEAALKKLIDLGVKYTPMDQIVKDAIESLRRKGYIS; encoded by the exons ATGGCGGATAAGATAGGAGAAGTGGTCTGCGTCACCGGCGCCAGTGGCTTCATTGGCTCTTGGATCGTCCAACTTCTGCTTCGCCGTGGCTACTCTGTTCGCGCCACCGTCAAAAATCTAG GGGACGAGAGAGAAACGAAGCACTTGGAAGCCATTGAAGGAGCTGATTCCCGCCTTCGCCTCTTCCAGATCGATTTGCTTGACTATGACTCCATTGCCGCCGCTATCACCGGCGCCGCCGGTGTCTTCCATGTCGCTTCCCCTTGTATCATCGATCAAGTCGACGATCCTCAG CGGGAGCTGTTAGACCCTGCAGTTAAGGGAACCCTAAATGTACTGACGGCGGCCAAAAATCTCAACGTTCGGCGCGTGGTTGTCACGTCTTCTATATCTGCCATGATTGCAAGCTCCGACACTCTGGCAGACGTCGGTGAAGATTCTTGGGTTGATGACGATTATTGCCGCCAAAATGGG ATTTGGTATCCTTTGTCAAAAGCACTTGCAGAAAAAGCTGCATGGAAATTTGCCGAGGAACATGGTCTGGATATTGTTGTGGTGAATCCAGGAATGGTCGTTGGCCCGCTACTTCCCCCAGCTTTAaattctagcatgcaattgatGGTTCGCGTACTTCAGG GTCATAATTTTAACGAGAGATTCTTTATGGCATTAGTACATGTGAAAGATGTGGCTCTTGCTCACATACTGTTGTATGAGAACACATCAGCAGCCGGAAGGCATCTGTGTGTTGAATCTTTATCACGTTACGATGAATTTGCTGAACAGATGGATAGAGCCTATCCTGAATACAAGTTGCCCAG GTCTAGTAAAGAAAAACAACATGGATCAGCGAAGAGCGAGGCTGCATTGAAGAAGCTGATAGATCTGGGTGTGAAATATACTCCTATGGATCAGATTGTTAAGGATGCTATTGAAAGTTTGAGGAGAAAAGGATATATTTCGTGA
- the LOC121743611 gene encoding phenylacetaldehyde reductase-like encodes MVMSKKGEVVCVTGASGFIGSWLVHLLLARGYVVRATVKDLGDERETKHLEAMEGAESRLRLFQIDLLDYDSIFAAVNSSTGVFHLASPCIVHQIQDVQGELLDPAIKGTINVLKAAKNAGVGRVVVTSSISAMIPTANHLGDAGEGCWIDEDYCRQKRGNSAFMYSVSKAAAEKAAWRLAEEDGVDVVVLNPGVVVGPILPPLLNTSMTLILDILQGKEFPEHLFMALVHVKDVALAHLVLYENTSAAGRHLCVESLSRYDRFAQHMERLYPQYKLPRFHGKNGPLKSNAASKKLIDLGFQFTPMDQIVKDSIQTLRTKGFLS; translated from the exons ATGGTGATGAGTAAGAAAGGAGAAGTGGTGTGTGTGACCGGAGCCAGCGGCTTCATTGGCTCATGGCTCGTCCACCTTCTCCTCGCCCGCGGCTACGTTGTCCGCGCCACCGTCAAAGATCTAG GAGACGAGAGAGAAACGAAGCACTTGGAAGCCATGGAGGGAGCTGAATCACGCCTTCGCCTCTTCCAGATTGATCTGCTTGATTACGACTCCATTTTTGCCGCAGTCAACAGCTCCACTGGCGTCTTCCACCTCGCTTCCCCTTGTATCGTCCATCAAATCCAAGATGTTCAG GGGGAGCTGCTGGACCCAGCAATTAAGGGGACCATAAATGTACTAAAAGCAGCAAAGAATGCGGGCGTTGGGCGCGTGGTTGTGACATCTTCTATATCTGCCATGATCCCAACTGCCAATCATCTGGGAGACGCCGGTGAAGGCTGCTGGATTGATGAGGATTACTGCCGCCAAAAACGGGGTAACTCAGCA TTTATGTACTCTGTGTCTAAAGCGGCCGCTGAGAAAGCTGCATGGCGATTGGCGGAGGAAGATGGCGTAGACGTAGTGGTGCTGAATCCAGGAGTGGTGGTTGGCCCTATACTCCCCCCACTCTTAAACACTAGCATGACACTCATCCTTGACATACTTCAGG GCAAAGAATTTCCAGAACACCTGTTTATGGCATTAGTACATGTGAAAGATGTTGCTCTTGCTCACCTAGTCTTGTATGAGAACACATCTGCTGCTGGAAGGCATCTCTGTGTCGAATCTTTGTCTCGTTATGACCGCTTTGCCCAACATATGGAGAGGCTATACCCTCAATACAAGCTGCCCAGGTTTCATGGGAAAAATGGACCACTCAAGTCCAATGCTGCATCCAAGAAGCTCATAGATCTGGGCTTCCAATTTACTCCCATGGACCAGATTGTTAAGGATTCTATTCAAACTTTGAGGACCAAAGGATTTCTTTCTTGA
- the LOC121743863 gene encoding PHD finger protein MALE STERILITY 1-like → MSQLDLSRKRKRGDKVFKFKVFGARGYPAGSNGSFLENIRALLEFGQVETNPMPTWSFQLEARRHPLLLFVVEEPVDFSCTHCRYTGWGHHMICNKNYHFLLPSKSGSDEYAKTNTIELHRETHTLHGVLHSNGFGHLLCINGRSGLPGYQIMEFWDRLCSGLGAREVSLRDSATKKGMELRLLHSVAYGRPWFGQWDYTFKRGSYGVDKEMYQNAIKTIQNVPLTLIAHQFGFGSEIQVIFCRYQQLSSHSLMTLGDVFHFMLELKCRVSEESSSGYSAIMSDASCRWSPKRVEKAIHVVVEALKRAEFQWVSRQHVRDVARSYIGDTGLLDFVLKSLGNHMVGKYLVRRCLNPVTKVLEYCLEDVSRTFSKQEANLRPQQKISWAQLVKDLLCLYSNILGDHNPITRNGAFAAIHLASRVILDAKHLAKEYRMPVEEGSKKKIYCRVNILNNADQEVAATPYHCVVVRSGATFDEVRREAERTFGETYVALRNMAAEAMRPQGGEAVVRAGSKVELVCRQGEGEVYPEGPVVNCVCGARDDDGERMVSCDLCRAWQHTSCVRIPDHHAVPDIFLCTGCEQDILRFRCYATSTPI, encoded by the exons ATGTCTCAGCTCGACCTGAGCCGCAAGAGGAAGAGGGGCGACAAGGTGTTCAAATTCAAAGTTTTCGGCGCCAGAGGCTACCCGGCCGGCTCCAACGGCTCCTTCCTTGAAAACATCCGGGCCCTCCTCGAGTTCGGCCAGGTCGAGACCAACCCCATGCCCACCTGGTCCTTCCAGCTTGAGGCGCGCCGCCATCCTCTCCTTCTCTTTGTCGTTGAAGAGCCCGTAGATTTCTCCTGCACCCACTGCCGCTACACAG GCTGGGGCCATCACATGATCTGCAACAAGAACTACCATTTCCTATTACCCTCTAAATCCGGCTCTGATGAATATGCAAAGACCAACACCATCGAGTTGCATAGGGAGACCCACACCCTGCATGGTGTCCTCCACTCCAATGGATTTGGCCATCTCCTCTGCATCAACGGCAGGTCCGGTCTGCCCGGCTACCAGATCATGGAGTTCTGGGACCGGTTATGCTCCGGTTTAGGAGCTAG GGAGGTGAGCTTGAGAGACTCGGCGACCAAGAAAGGAATGGAGCTGCGATTGCTCCACAGCGTCGCCTACGGAAGGCCTTGGTTCGGGCAATGGGACTACACATTTAAGCGCGGAAGCTACGGCGTCGATAAAGAAATGTACCAAAACGCAATCAAAACCATCCAAAACGTTCCCCTAACCCTAATCGCTCATCAATTCGGATTCGGGAGCGAGATTCAAGTCATATTCTGCCGCTACCAGCAGCTGTCCAGCCATTCTCTCATGACGTTAGGCGACGTGTTCCATTTCATGCTGGAGCTGAAATGCAGGGTCTCCGAGGAGAGCAGCAGCGGCTACTCGGCCATCATGTCGGACGCGTCGTGCCGGTGGTCCCCGAAGCGCGTGGAGAAGGCGATCCACGTGGTGGTGGAGGCCCTGAAGCGCGCCGAGTTCCAGTGGGTGTCGCGCCAGCACGTGCGGGACGTGGCCCGTTCCTACATCGGCGACACAGGCCTCCTCGACTTCGTGCTCAAGTCCCTTGGGAACCACATGGTGGGGAAGTACCTGGTGAGGAGGTGTCTGAACCCCGTCACCAAAGTGCTGGAGTATTGTTTGGAGGATGTTTCTAGAACATTCTCCAAACAAGAAGCCAATTTAAGGCCACAGCAGAAAATCTCTTGGGCTCAGCTCGTCAAGGACTTGCTCTGCCTCTACTCCAACATTCTTGGCGATCACAATCCCATCACTAGGAATGGGGCATTCGCCGCCATCCACTTGGCGTCGAGAGTCATTCTCGACGCCAAGCACCTTGCGAAAGAGTACCGGATGCCGGTGGAGGAAGGAAGCAAGAAGAAGATCTACTGCAGAGTGAATATacttaataatgcagatcaggAAGTGGCGGCGACGCCGTACCACTGCGTCGTGGTGAGGAGCGGCGCGACGTTCGATGAGGTGAGGCGCGAGGCGGAGAGGACGTTCGGGGAGACGTACGTGGCGCTGAGGAACATGGCGGCGGAGGCGATGAGGCCGCAAGGGGGGGAGGCGGTGGTGAGGGCGGGGAGTAAGGTGGAGTTGGTGTGTAGGCAGGGGGAAGGGGAGGTTTACCCGGAGGGGCCGGTGGTGAACTGCGTTTGTGGGGCGAGGGATGATGATGGGGAGAGGATGGTGTCGTGCGATCTGTGCCGAGCGTGGCAGCACACCAGCTGCGTGCGCATCCCCGACCATCACGCCGTGCCCGACATATTTCTGTGCACGGGATGCGAACAGGATATCCTGCGCTTCCGCTGCTATGCCACCTCCACCCCTATATGA